The following proteins come from a genomic window of Thiothrix unzii:
- a CDS encoding YwqJ-related putative deaminase, protein MESAKARMAFVRPLVEAIIPDIQGIGDNAAKAQQSWNNGQYLSATEHAGVVLVGMAENLPALKAAKAAGKVDNLLPTHIPDATTRAVQSAGSAKAAADIAQQAGRASGAAAELRVNGQVFTDVSTGGAARDLHPSVKSGLDQVPLSQRAPWHGHCAEAGCVSQALEAGVNPAGGTSKAVNIGTSGKGHGTPKPACTSCQHLLDQFGVKHD, encoded by the coding sequence TTGGAATCTGCCAAAGCTAGGATGGCGTTCGTCCGTCCTTTGGTGGAGGCAATTATCCCGGATATTCAGGGTATTGGGGATAATGCAGCCAAAGCCCAACAATCGTGGAATAATGGGCAATATTTATCAGCAACAGAACATGCAGGTGTTGTGTTGGTCGGCATGGCGGAAAACCTTCCAGCATTGAAAGCAGCCAAGGCAGCAGGGAAAGTCGATAATCTTTTACCAACCCACATTCCAGATGCTACAACACGTGCAGTACAATCTGCGGGTTCAGCAAAGGCGGCAGCAGATATTGCACAGCAAGCTGGACGAGCCAGTGGTGCAGCGGCTGAATTGCGTGTTAATGGGCAGGTATTTACGGATGTTAGTACGGGAGGTGCTGCGCGTGATTTACATCCCAGCGTAAAATCTGGACTTGATCAAGTACCTCTCTCTCAACGTGCACCTTGGCACGGTCATTGTGCAGAAGCAGGCTGTGTAAGCCAAGCATTAGAAGCGGGTGTGAATCCTGCGGGAGGAACAAGTAAGGCAGTCAATATTGGGACATCTGGCAAAGGACACGGAACACCGAAACCAGCCTGCACATCATGCCAACATCTTTTGGATCAGTTTGGAGTCAAACATGATTAA
- a CDS encoding type II toxin-antitoxin system RelE family toxin: MTYELAFKESALQEWHKLDGTIRTQFKKKLAERLEAPHVPSAQLRGVTINTSSQAFQSSAHWNVP; the protein is encoded by the coding sequence ATGACTTATGAGCTAGCTTTCAAGGAAAGTGCCCTGCAAGAATGGCACAAGTTGGATGGCACTATCCGTACCCAGTTCAAAAAGAAACTGGCTGAACGTTTGGAAGCACCACATGTGCCTTCTGCGCAACTTCGCGGCGTAACAATCAATACCTCATCGCAGGCGTTTCAATCTTCAGCCCATTGGAACGTGCCATAA
- the soxA gene encoding sulfur oxidation c-type cytochrome SoxA, whose product MITRTLSRLLVGSLLLLAVSGYAMAEAPKPAKSGYEFVKEETRAMQDDEVENTGYIAVEQGRELFNQKPASGKSCASCHGEKGEKLDVKKLARYPIYDKALGGVVRLDDRINICREKQSGETSLPAYSAELIALETFVRHLAIGEPVNVQTDGEMADVLKKGEELYHIRFGLIDMSCAHCHDNYPGQFIRGQKISQGQGNGFPAYRLDTGEMANLDLRIKQCLTLMRAEPFAPNAEESKLLGAYIMARSNGLKIETPAMRY is encoded by the coding sequence ATGATTACACGCACGCTATCGCGCCTGTTGGTGGGCAGTTTATTGTTGCTGGCAGTGTCCGGCTACGCAATGGCGGAAGCCCCTAAACCTGCTAAATCAGGTTATGAATTCGTCAAAGAAGAAACCCGCGCCATGCAGGATGATGAGGTCGAAAACACGGGTTATATTGCGGTTGAGCAAGGGCGCGAGCTGTTTAATCAAAAACCTGCTTCGGGAAAATCATGCGCTAGTTGCCACGGTGAAAAAGGCGAAAAGCTGGACGTGAAAAAACTCGCCCGTTACCCGATTTACGATAAAGCGTTGGGTGGTGTGGTGCGATTGGATGATCGCATTAATATTTGTCGTGAAAAACAATCCGGTGAAACGTCGTTACCCGCATATTCCGCTGAATTAATTGCATTGGAAACGTTTGTGCGTCATTTGGCTATTGGTGAACCTGTCAATGTGCAAACCGATGGTGAAATGGCTGACGTGCTGAAAAAGGGCGAAGAGCTTTATCACATACGGTTTGGTTTGATTGATATGTCGTGCGCCCATTGCCATGATAATTATCCGGGGCAGTTTATTCGCGGGCAAAAGATCAGCCAAGGGCAGGGCAACGGTTTCCCCGCTTACCGTTTGGATACTGGTGAAATGGCGAACCTTGATCTGCGGATTAAGCAGTGTTTGACATTGATGCGTGCCGAACCTTTTGCACCGAATGCGGAAGAAAGTAAGTTGTTGGGGGCGTATATTATGGCACGTTCCAATGGGCTGAAGATTGAAACGCCTGCGATGAGGTATTGA
- the soxX gene encoding sulfur oxidation c-type cytochrome SoxX has protein sequence MKTVTTLIFLLFTTTPSLAAEAEGVPPPPEAYCKWEMVNYSIPASLCGLKGEAPRGEKVVADAARGNCLACHELPIKGVEAYGTIAPPLSGVANRLSEAQLRLRVVDSRHLNPNSIMPGFYRNPSLINRPGKGYEGRTFLAAQDVEDVIAYLVTLK, from the coding sequence ATGAAAACTGTAACCACTTTAATTTTCCTGCTATTTACAACGACACCAAGTTTGGCGGCGGAAGCTGAAGGTGTGCCACCGCCACCTGAAGCGTATTGTAAATGGGAGATGGTCAACTACTCGATTCCAGCGTCATTGTGCGGCTTGAAAGGCGAAGCACCGCGCGGCGAGAAAGTCGTTGCTGATGCGGCTCGCGGGAATTGTTTAGCCTGTCACGAATTGCCGATTAAGGGCGTGGAAGCCTACGGCACGATTGCTCCACCGTTATCGGGTGTTGCTAATCGCTTGTCGGAGGCGCAATTGCGCTTGCGGGTGGTGGATTCGCGCCATTTGAACCCGAATTCGATTATGCCGGGTTTTTACCGAAACCCTAGCCTGATTAATCGCCCCGGCAAAGGCTACGAGGGCAGAACTTTCCTCGCTGCTCAGGATGTGGAAGATGTCATCGCTTACTTGGTAACACTCAAATGA
- a CDS encoding MFS transporter, translating into MIEANTRAFRAATLALCLGSAMIFANLHVVQSLLPTLAQQFHLTELEASWSLTITILTLGLSLLVYGPLSDAIGRKPIMVVTMAGAVLTTLALSQVESYTGLLVLRGLQGLFLGGLPAIAIAYMGDEFTRKAVVLAVGVYISANSLGGVTGRMVGGFVGEHFGWAAAFGAMGVLSAVLLVVFVWLLPKSQNFHPKPLHPLHIARDMGGHLRNPVLLVAFLIAGGNFMIFLNQYSYITFVLAAAPYYLSPHALGLLFLTYLSGTLAAALSGRVTQYFSAPVGMGLGIVLLMGGTLLTLIPHLYAIVWGFMVSSLGFFLTHSLASSWVSNHALQARASASSLYLVFYYMGASVGGFVLAPFWAWEGWLGIVVGSLLVYSLTLGCSMWLYRWQKRADERRVWV; encoded by the coding sequence ATGATTGAAGCGAATACCCGTGCTTTTCGTGCCGCGACGTTGGCGTTGTGCCTTGGTTCGGCGATGATTTTTGCTAATTTGCATGTGGTGCAGTCGTTGTTGCCGACACTGGCGCAACAATTCCATCTGACGGAATTGGAGGCAAGTTGGAGTTTGACGATTACCATTTTGACGCTGGGTTTATCGTTGTTGGTGTATGGGCCATTGTCGGATGCGATTGGGCGTAAACCGATCATGGTGGTGACGATGGCGGGTGCGGTGTTGACGACATTGGCATTGTCGCAGGTGGAAAGTTACACGGGTTTGTTGGTGTTGCGCGGGTTGCAGGGTTTGTTTTTGGGCGGGCTGCCTGCGATTGCGATTGCGTACATGGGCGATGAATTTACCCGAAAAGCGGTGGTGTTGGCGGTGGGGGTGTATATCAGTGCGAACAGTCTCGGCGGGGTGACGGGGCGCATGGTAGGTGGTTTCGTGGGGGAACATTTCGGTTGGGCGGCGGCGTTTGGGGCAATGGGGGTGCTGAGTGCGGTGTTGCTGGTGGTGTTTGTGTGGCTATTGCCGAAGTCGCAGAATTTTCACCCGAAGCCGTTGCATCCGCTACACATTGCGCGGGATATGGGCGGGCATTTGCGTAATCCGGTATTGCTGGTGGCATTTTTGATTGCGGGCGGTAACTTTATGATTTTCTTGAATCAGTACAGTTACATTACGTTTGTATTGGCGGCTGCACCGTATTATTTGTCGCCGCACGCGCTGGGTTTGCTGTTTTTGACGTATTTGAGCGGCACGTTGGCGGCGGCATTGTCGGGGCGGGTGACGCAGTATTTTTCCGCGCCTGTGGGAATGGGATTGGGGATTGTGTTGTTGATGGGCGGTACGTTGTTGACGCTGATTCCGCACCTGTATGCGATTGTGTGGGGGTTTATGGTGAGCAGTTTGGGTTTTTTCCTGACGCATTCGCTGGCGAGTAGTTGGGTGAGCAATCATGCGTTGCAGGCGCGGGCGAGTGCGTCGTCGTTGTATTTGGTGTTTTATTACATGGGGGCGAGTGTCGGCGGGTTTGTGCTTGCGCCCTTTTGGGCGTGGGAAGGCTGGTTGGGCATTGTGGTGGGGTCGTTGTTGGTTTATAGCCTGACGTTGGGGTGCAGTATGTGGTTATATCGGTGGCAGAAACGGGCAGATGAGCGTAGAGTTTGGGTCTGA
- a CDS encoding molecular chaperone DnaJ produces MPAKKVVHIKTAPAQAVLSPAQKKFNTLIKKIDAQKQLLAEWQETFERCRTDAVDKLEPLKQSMKEQQTAMAHLLDQQFTANKFTKNQQEKLTHLIVELCEELLRSGDNDELKAMYNKYTASDYDTEAEEEQMMANEFMKSMLESEFGVTLDDDDFDLTNPQATAERLAEKVKQREAEAEAAAAVLPQRKKSAKQLAKEAKDAEEAANVSKSIQAVYRQLTSALHPDREQDPVERERKTELMQQVTVAYGNKDLLKLLELQLAVEQIDQSKLSSLSAERLKHYNKVLSDQLAELQEEVMLKEDQIRMMVQIPPFEPLSPKRLAMLLKQDLQTMQAEIKRIQQDLRQFKDVKNLKAWLKSFQLPEPDFGFAPFFDGFPPFR; encoded by the coding sequence ATGCCCGCTAAAAAAGTTGTTCATATCAAAACCGCGCCCGCACAAGCCGTATTGTCGCCCGCGCAAAAGAAATTCAACACCCTGATTAAAAAAATCGACGCACAAAAACAACTGCTTGCAGAATGGCAGGAAACCTTCGAGCGTTGCCGCACCGATGCCGTCGACAAATTAGAACCGTTAAAACAAAGCATGAAGGAACAGCAAACGGCAATGGCGCACCTGCTGGATCAGCAATTCACCGCCAATAAATTCACCAAAAACCAACAAGAAAAACTCACGCACCTCATCGTGGAACTCTGCGAAGAATTGCTACGCAGTGGCGACAACGACGAATTGAAAGCCATGTATAACAAATACACCGCCAGCGACTACGATACCGAAGCGGAAGAAGAACAAATGATGGCAAACGAGTTCATGAAATCCATGCTCGAAAGCGAATTCGGTGTAACCTTAGACGACGATGACTTCGACCTGACAAACCCGCAGGCAACCGCCGAACGCCTCGCCGAAAAGGTCAAACAACGCGAAGCCGAGGCAGAAGCCGCTGCTGCTGTCCTCCCCCAACGCAAAAAATCCGCCAAACAACTGGCAAAAGAAGCCAAGGATGCGGAAGAAGCCGCCAATGTCAGCAAATCCATCCAAGCCGTTTACCGCCAACTCACCAGTGCCTTGCACCCCGACCGCGAGCAAGACCCGGTAGAACGCGAACGCAAAACCGAATTGATGCAACAAGTGACCGTCGCTTACGGCAATAAAGACTTGCTGAAACTGCTGGAATTGCAGCTCGCGGTTGAGCAAATCGACCAAAGCAAACTCAGCAGCCTGAGTGCCGAACGCCTCAAGCATTACAACAAAGTCCTCAGTGACCAACTGGCTGAATTACAAGAAGAAGTCATGCTCAAAGAAGATCAAATCCGCATGATGGTACAGATTCCACCGTTTGAACCGCTTTCACCCAAACGCCTTGCGATGTTACTCAAGCAAGACCTTCAAACGATGCAGGCCGAGATTAAACGTATCCAGCAAGATCTGCGGCAGTTTAAAGATGTGAAAAATCTTAAAGCATGGTTGAAAAGCTTCCAGCTACCGGAGCCAGACTTTGGGTTTGCCCCGTTTTTTGATGGATTTCCGCCGTTTCGTTGA
- a CDS encoding type II toxin-antitoxin system VapC family toxin produces the protein MKSLIIDTSVFNKLYLEEADSEQALVLFARATNREFNLQAPDLLYLEVISTANHYHVPIDFVSQLLDFQTRHLLPLRTLTRAEMKKAIEITQQGHPQSGYPSIYDSVFHAMAMCNDAILVTADKRHYEKTKHLGNIIQLKDCETL, from the coding sequence GTGAAATCGTTGATCATTGACACCTCTGTTTTCAACAAGCTGTATTTGGAAGAAGCCGATAGCGAACAGGCGTTAGTGCTCTTTGCTCGCGCCACTAATCGTGAGTTTAATCTGCAAGCACCGGATTTATTGTATTTGGAAGTAATCAGCACAGCTAACCACTATCACGTACCGATTGATTTTGTTAGCCAGTTGCTGGATTTTCAAACCCGTCACTTATTGCCATTGCGGACACTCACACGGGCGGAAATGAAAAAAGCCATCGAAATCACCCAACAAGGTCATCCACAAAGCGGCTATCCTTCCATTTACGATAGTGTCTTCCATGCAATGGCCATGTGTAACGATGCCATACTTGTTACGGCAGATAAGCGGCATTACGAGAAGACCAAGCACTTGGGGAATATTATTCAGTTGAAGGATTGTGAGACGCTATAG